TTGACACTGCCGGCCTGATCGGTGTCGGCGGTGCCGGTGAGATGATAGACTGGAATCTTAATGGCGGCGTAAAGATCGTCGCGCCGCGGGGCGGGCGTGCTCATGGCGATGGCGGCTTTGATGCGCGGATCGTATCCACCGATTGGATGCGCTGGAGTGATGGTGGCCAATGTGGTGAAGGATCCAAAGGAGTGCCCGGCGAGGCCAATGCGGTTGAGATCAAGTCGTGCGTGGAGTGGCGATGCGGTGCCCGCGTTGAGCGCGGTGAGTTGATCGAGAGCGAACGAGACATCACGGGGACGATTGCGGGCGTTGTCAGGATCGGCCGCGGCACGACGGAGGTCTTTCATGGGCCGCTTGCTGTCTTTCCAGACGGCTTCGTCACTTCCTGGGTGCTGAAGGTGGACGCTGATGTAGCCATGCGCCGCCCAATAATCTCCAAGATAACCGTAGCCCTCGCGTGAACCGCCCAACCCGTGGGAGAAAATAATCACCGGACAGGGCGACGTGGTGTTGGCTGGATAATAAATTTTGGCGGGCACATCGCGGTTGCGAGCGGAGTCGTGCCAGTTGAGGAGGAGGGTTTTTACCGGTGCGACCCTGGTGTCTGCCGGATAGTTGGGTGCGGCGGAGAGCGGTAGAATTCCGATGAGGCAAAAAATCGCGATGGCGGTCAGTTTCATGGAAAGGTGTGCGGCTGGTGGAGTGCGCGGAGGTTATCGATATAGGCGCTTTGCAGCCGCATAAGTTACGTGAAAATCCTGCATGCATTCCCAGATAGTTGGAAATCTGAGGATAAATACTCAGTTGGCGCATAAGTTTGGGCTAAATGCGCCGTAAAATGCATAACTTCGGATGAAAGCGTCGCCTACAGCTCTCCTTGAAAAAGTCCCGGCCCATCTCATTGCGCAGGCGCTGCATCATCCCCCTTCGGCGCCCAAAGTGCTGCCTTTGTTGAAGCGCCATTTGATGGATATCGACACTTCGATCCACCAGATTGCCGAGCTGATCCGGTGGGATCCGGGAATCTCGGCGCGCGTGTTGCAGGCGGCCAACAGTGTGGTGTTCTCACGTGGCGAACGCTGTAATTCCGTGGAGCTAGCCGTGAACCGCATCGGGTTTGAACACATTTACGAAATGGTGGCCAATGCGGTGGCCGAGCAGGTGCTGGTGCGACCGCTGCTGGCGTATGGAATCGAGGCGGATGATTTTTGGCGACGCTCGGTGGCGTGCGGACTGGCTGCGGAGCGACTGGCCGAGGTGTGCGATGAGGATCGCAACGTGGCCTACACGCTTGGGTTGCTGGGCAACGTGGGCATGGTCGCGATCGACCACTGGGTGCAAACGCATCAGCCAACCCTTGGACTTTTTGGACGGGGATTTCCACGTGAGTGTAGTGAGAGTGAACGTATGCTACTGGGCTGCACGCAGGCGGAAGTTGGTGCGCACGTTCTGCGCGGATGGGAGTTTCCTCCGGAGATGAGCGAGCCGTTGCGGTGGCAATATGCCCCGCTGGAAGGACTGGCCTATCGAAAGCTGGGCAGTCTGCTGCATGCCGCGAAATGGCTTTCCGCCCACGTATGCGCGGAGCCGGGCGTGCGCGTGCCGTTGCCGGAGGATCGCTTGCTGGCGCCGCTCAAGATGAAGGCGACGGCGCTCGCGGGGCACGCATTTGTCGTGAGTTCGCGATTGGAGGACGTGCAGCGACGCCTTGATGGAGATGCACCGCTTGAGGCGGCTTGAGCGTCGCGCGGAGCCTCAGTCGTGATCGAGGAATATCCAGCGTTCGACCTGGATGTGGTGGCGGTTGAGGGCCTCGGCGTATTCAGGTTTTTTCACGAGGCTGTCGGGCGAGTTCATCACCATCTGGATTTTTTCGTGAGGCAGATGATGCCTTAACAACACCAGCGAGCGTCGTAGTCGCGACTGTCGTAGGCGATGCCGAGCTTGCGATAAGCGTCGTCGGTGGAGCACGCCTGGCCGTTCTCCGCCATCATGGCATCGGTGGCGAAGGCTCCGAAGCCGGCGCCGCGGCCGTCGTTGTGCAGGAGGAGTAATGAGCCACTGCCGTAAGTGACGATGTGCTTCACCGACTCCTTGAGCTTGTCCGATTTCCCACGGTGCGAAGCGGGAACCGGTTGAAGAGCGATTCGCTGTGGATGCGCACGACCGGGAGGTCGGAGATACCGGGTTTGCCGTGGGTGAGAACAACAAAATCTTCGCTGGTGACGATGTCGTAGTAAACATGGACGCGAAACCAGTAAGGCGTCGTGAGCAGGTCGACGATGGGATCGTGCGGATACTCTTTTTTGAAGGCGGTGAGGTTATCCGGTGAAATTTTAACCAAGAAACGATTGTCGCGAATCACCCGGTGGCCGAGGACGAGCGGATGGGGGCCGGACATGTAACGCTCAATGGCGGACTGATCGCGGAAGAGCTCCTTGAATTGCACCTCGGTGAGCAGGACATCGTCGTCCACCGGTTTCATTGGTAGAAAGTAACTCGCGTTATAGATGAAGCGATGCGCCTCGGGCAGTGCGTGCGGTTTGAAAAGCACGACCGGATCGGGGGGGAGGCACGTTTTACGGCGGTGGTGGATGGCCGTTGGAGGATGTGACCGCCGGCGGCCTTCGATGTGAGGTAAGCGAGGTTGAACGGCCCGGGTTCGAACTCGAGGGACTCGGTGCCGGCGATGGTGATGCCCTGCGCTCGGAGAGCGTCGATTTTGTCGGGGTTGTTGGTGAGAACGGTAAACGAGGCATTGATGCCCAAAAGCTGGCAGATGTGGGAAATGTTCTCGTAGTTGCGGTGATCCTTTTTGAGGCCCATCGCGGCGTAGGCTTGGAACGTCGAAAGCTGGTCGAGCGATGCCTGCACCAGCATGCGGTCGCGGGATTTTCCGACGTAACCGACACCGCGG
This portion of the Rariglobus hedericola genome encodes:
- a CDS encoding alpha/beta hydrolase family protein; translated protein: MKLTAIAIFCLIGILPLSAAPNYPADTRVAPVKTLLLNWHDSARNRDVPAKIYYPANTTSPCPVIIFSHGLGGSREGYGYLGDYWAAHGYISVHLQHPGSDEAVWKDSKRPMKDLRRAAADPDNARNRPRDVSFALDQLTALNAGTASPLHARLDLNRIGLAGHSFGSFTTLATITPAHPIGGYDPRIKAAIAMSTPAPRRDDLYAAIKIPVYHLTGTADTDQAGSVKNAKDRRIPYDQTHSAPACLLTFEGGDHMVFSGPTARQKPDARDLRFHDFIERSTLAFWDAELKGSQSARTWLHDGNFAATLGHYGVFEQK
- a CDS encoding HDOD domain-containing protein — translated: MKASPTALLEKVPAHLIAQALHHPPSAPKVLPLLKRHLMDIDTSIHQIAELIRWDPGISARVLQAANSVVFSRGERCNSVELAVNRIGFEHIYEMVANAVAEQVLVRPLLAYGIEADDFWRRSVACGLAAERLAEVCDEDRNVAYTLGLLGNVGMVAIDHWVQTHQPTLGLFGRGFPRECSESERMLLGCTQAEVGAHVLRGWEFPPEMSEPLRWQYAPLEGLAYRKLGSLLHAAKWLSAHVCAEPGVRVPLPEDRLLAPLKMKATALAGHAFVVSSRLEDVQRRLDGDAPLEAA